In a genomic window of Melopsittacus undulatus isolate bMelUnd1 chromosome 1, bMelUnd1.mat.Z, whole genome shotgun sequence:
- the LOC117436178 gene encoding feather keratin 1-like, producing the protein MACYDLCRPCGPTPLANSCNEPCVRQCQDSRVVIQPPAVLVTLPGPILSSFPQSTAVGSSSSAAVGNVLGAQGVPVSSGGFGFGGLGCYGGGRGCNIC; encoded by the coding sequence atggcCTGCTACGACCTCTGCCGCCCCTGCGGACCCACcccgctggccaacagctgcaacgagccctgtgtcaggcagtgccaggactcCCGCGTCGTCATCCAGCCTCCCGCCGTGCTGGTCACCCTGCCaggacccatcctcagctccttcccccagagcaCCGCCGTCGGATCCTCCTCATCCGCTGCCGTGGGCAACGtcctgggtgcccagggagtgCCCGTCTCCTCTGGGGGCTTTGGCTTCGGAGGTCTGGGCTGCTACGGTGGTGGAAGAGGCTGCAACATCTGCTAA
- the LOC117436174 gene encoding feather keratin 1-like, whose protein sequence is MACYDLCRPCGPTPLANSCNEPCVRQCEDSRVVIQPSTVLVTLPGPILSSFPQSTAVGSSSSAAVGNVLGAQGVPVSSGGFGYGLGNGFGGLGCYGGGRGCNIC, encoded by the coding sequence atggcCTGCTACGACCTCTGCCGCCCCTGCGGACCCACcccgctggccaacagctgcaacgagccctgtgtcaggcagtgtgaGGACTCCCGCGTCGTCATCCAGCCTTCCACCGTGCTGGTCACCCTGCCaggacccatcctcagctccttcccccagagcaCCGCCGTCGGATCCTCCTCATCCGCTGCCGTGGGCAACGtcctgggtgcccagggagtgCCCGTCTCCTCTGGGGGCTTTGGCTACGGCCTTGGCAACGGCTTCGGAGGCCTGGGCTGCTACGGTGGTGGAAGAGGCTGCAACATCTGCTAA
- the LOC117436560 gene encoding feather keratin 1-like, with amino-acid sequence MACYDLCRPCGPTPLANSCNEPCVRQCEDSRVVIQPPAVLVTLPGPILSSFPQSTAVGSSSSAAVGNVLGAQGVPVSSGGFGYGFGGLGCYGGGRGCNIC; translated from the coding sequence atggcCTGCTACGACCTCTGCCGCCCCTGCGGACCCACcccgctggccaacagctgcaacgagccctgtgtcaggcagtgtgaGGACTCCCGCGTCGTCATCCAGCCTCCCGCCGTGCTGGTCACCCTGCCaggacccatcctcagctccttcccccagagcaCCGCCGTCGGATCCTCCTCATCCGCTGCCGTGGGCAACGtcctgggtgcccagggagtgCCCGTCTCCTCTGGGGGCTTCGGCTACGGCTTCGGAGGCCTGGGCTGCTACGGAGGTGGAAGAGGCTGCAACATCTGCTAA
- the LOC117436516 gene encoding feather keratin 1-like: MACYDLCRPCGPTPLANSCNEPCVRQCQDSRVVIQPPAVLVTLPGPILSSFPQSTAVGSSSSAAVGNVLGAQGVPVSSGGFGYGLGNGFGGLGCYGGGRGCNIC, from the coding sequence atggcCTGCTACGACCTCTGCCGCCCCTGCGGACCCACcccgctggccaacagctgcaacgagccctgtgtcaggcagtgccaggactcCCGCGTCGTCATCCAGCCTCCCGCCGTGCTGGTCACCCTGCCaggacccatcctcagctccttcccccagagcaCCGCCGTCGGATCCTCCTCATCCGCTGCCGTGGGCAACGtcctgggtgcccagggagtgCCCGTCTCCTCTGGGGGCTTCGGCTACGGCCTTGGCAACGGCTTCGGAGGCCTGGGCTGCTACGGTGGTGGAAGAGGCTGCAACATCTGCTAA
- the LOC117436295 gene encoding feather keratin 1-like gives MACYDLCRPCGPTPLANSCNEPCVRQCEDSRVVIQPSTVLVTLPGPILSSFPQSTAVGSSSSAAVGNVLGAQGVPVSSGGFGYGLGNGFGGLGCYGGGRGCNIC, from the coding sequence atggcCTGCTACGACCTCTGCCGCCCCTGCGGACCCACcccgctggccaacagctgcaacgagccctgtgtcaggcagtgtgaGGACTCCCGCGTCGTCATCCAGCCTTCCACTGTGCTGGTCACCCTGCCaggacccatcctcagctccttcccccagagcaCCGCCGTCGGATCCTCCTCATCCGCTGCCGTGGGCAACGtcctgggtgcccagggagtgCCCGTCTCCTCTGGGGGCTTCGGCTACGGCCTTGGCAACGGCTTCGGAGGCCTGGGCTGCTACGGCGGTGGAAGAGGCTGCAACATCTGCTAA
- the LOC117436583 gene encoding feather keratin 1-like encodes MACYDLCRPCGPTPLANSCNEPCVRQCEDSRVVIQPSTVLVTLPGPILSSFPQSTAVGSSSSAAVGNVLGAQGVPVSSGGFGYGFGGLGCYSRGRGCNTC; translated from the coding sequence atggcCTGCTACGACCTCTGCCGCCCCTGCGGACCCACcccgctggccaacagctgcaacgagccctgtgtcaggcagtgtgaGGACTCCCGCGTCGTCATCCAGCCTTCCACCGTGCTGGTCACCCTGCCaggacccatcctcagctccttcccccagagcaCCGCCGTCGGATCCTCCTCATCCGCTGCCGTGGGCAACGtcctgggtgcccagggagtgCCCGTCTCCTCTGGGGGCTTCGGCTACGGCTTTGGAGGCCTGGGCTGCTacagcagaggaagaggctGCAACACCTGCTAA
- the LOC101869621 gene encoding feather keratin 1-like has protein sequence MACYDLCRPCGPTPLANSCNEPCVRQCEDSRVVIQPPTVLVTLPGPILSSFPQSTAVGSSSSAAVGNVLGAQGVPVSSGGFGYGFGGLGCYGRGRGCNIC, from the coding sequence atggcCTGCTACGACCTCTGCCGCCCCTGCGGACCCACcccgctggccaacagctgcaacgagccctgtgtcaggcagtgtgaGGACTCCCGCGTCGTCATCCAGCCTCCCACCGTGCTGGTCACCCTGCCaggacccatcctcagctccttcccccagagcaCCGCCGTCGGATCCTCCTCATCCGCTGCCGTGGGCAACGtcctgggtgcccagggagtgCCCGTCTCCTCTGGGGGCTTCGGCTACGGCTTCGGAGGCCTGGGCTGCTACGGCCGTGGAAGGGGCTGCAACATCTGCTAA
- the LOC101881721 gene encoding feather keratin 1-like translates to MACYDLCRPCGPTPLANSCNEPCVRQCEDSRVVIQPSTVLVTLPGPILSSFPQSTAVGSSSSAAVGNVLGAQGVPVSSGGFGFGGLGCYGRGRGCNIC, encoded by the coding sequence atggcCTGCTACGACCTCTGCCGCCCCTGCGGACCCACcccgctggccaacagctgcaacgagccctgtgtcaggcagtgtgaGGACTCCCGCGTCGTCATCCAGCCTTCCACCGTGCTGGTCACCCTGCCaggacccatcctcagctccttcccccagagcaCCGCCGTCGGATCCTCCTCATCCGCTGCCGTGGGCAACGtcctgggtgcccagggagtgCCCGTCTCCTCTGGGGGCTTCGGCTTCGGAGGCCTGGGCTGCTATGGCAGAGGAAGAGGCTGCAACATCTGCTAA
- the LOC117436534 gene encoding feather keratin 1-like, which yields MACYDLCRPCGPTPLANSCNEPCVRQCEDSRVVIQPSTVLVTLPGPILSSFPQSTAVGSSSSAAVGNVLGAQGVPVSSGGFGYGFGGLGCYGGGRGCNIC from the coding sequence atggcCTGCTACGACCTCTGCCGCCCCTGCGGACCCACcccgctggccaacagctgcaacgagccctgtgtcaggcagtgtgaGGACTCCCGCGTCGTCATCCAGCCTTCCACCGTGCTGGTCACCCTGCCaggacccatcctcagctccttcccccagagcaCCGCCGTTGGATCCTCCTCATCCGCTGCCGTGGGCAACGtcctgggtgcccagggagtgCCCGTCTCCTCTGGGGGCTTCGGCTACGGCTTCGGAGGCCTGGGCTGCTACGGAGGTGGAAGAGGCTGCAACATCTGCTAA